Proteins encoded together in one Gigantopelta aegis isolate Gae_Host chromosome 8, Gae_host_genome, whole genome shotgun sequence window:
- the LOC121378870 gene encoding cilia- and flagella-associated protein 52-like has translation MTTDVLTLPLEGIIGFNGTVPNGLKVHSDRQHLVYPLGCNVVIEDITKEGNGVPAILSEHTDDVTCLAISNLDGRYIASGQTTHMGFKATIIIWDYETKRPIHKMALHKVKVEALAFTKNDRYLISLGGQDDGSVVIWDVETGEALCGSPAQHKSAGNTYCLNTSNVSDKIFVTGGDNTLRVWEIDSANRKIRPTDVNMGGVKRIIHCIQVVDEFSPAFIFCGTTTGDILAINMDSYRLTYVVPEKEKFCQGITALAFVRADNAIKKKEGNKETLPLYEFVIGAGDGTLGQYNIKVTIVGNKIKSSFSHKACVKPWKDTLLLTKTSPLTSIALRGAGHQFFVGRANSQLYRFNYSELTCELKKTCHSKRINDMLFPHHSSDLLITCQHEEIRIWNLQKTKEIVRHRVANMTCNALELTEEGSTILSAWGDGKIRAFGIDKTQTHLYEKFVINDAHHKGVTAIACTRGGNRIISGGGEGQVRIWQIRRTMDTRGKPLYTSELVVNMKEHKGTVSTIKMHPNDRECASASTDGTCIIWDLERQVRNQVMFSNTLFYCLSYGGPNLCHIITSGTDRKISYWETLDGSLIRELDGAVTGAVLAMDMSPDGQFFVTGGEEKLVKVWKYNEGEVTHVGGGHSSSIVKICICPCQRQIVSAGSDGAILIWRFPDMSGTGELSRVA, from the exons GGACTGTTCCTAATGGCCTCAAAGTTCACTCAGATCGTCAGCACTTAGTGTACCCACTTGGCTGCAACGTGGTCATTGAAGACATCACAAAGGAAGGGAATGGGGTCCCAGCAATCCTCTCTGAACACACTGATGATGTCACATGTCTGGCCATTTCCAACTTAGACGGCAGATACATCGCATCAGGACAGACCACTCACATGGGTTTCAAG gctactattattatttgggACTATGAAACAAAGAGGCCGATTCATAAAATGGCACTGCACAAAGTGAAAGTTGAAGCATTGGCCTTTACGAAGAATGATCGTTACTTGATTTCCCTTGGTGGACAAGACGATGGATC AGTTGTTATTTGGGATGTTGAGACTGGTGAAGCACTCTGTGGTTCTCCTGCTCAACACAAAAGTGCCGGAAATACGTACTGTCTGAATACGTCCAATGTGTCGGACAAGATCTTTGTCACTGGTGGAGA CAACACCTTGCGCGTCTGGGAGATCGATAGTGCCAACAGGAAGATACGTCCCACTGATGTGAACATGGGGGGTGTCAAGCGGATTATCCATTGTATCCAG GTAGTTGATGAGTTCAGCCCAGCATTTATCTTCTGTGGCACCACAACAGGTGACATCCTTGCCATCAATATGGATTCTTACCGCCTGACCTATGTAGTCCCAGAGAAAGAGAAATTCTGCCAAGGCATCACAGCACTGGCCTTTGTCCGGGCTGATAATGCCATTAAAAAGAAGGAGGGCAACAAAGAAACATTGCCCTTGTACGAGTTTGTGATTGGAGCTGGCGATGGAACCCTTGGCCAGTACAATATAAAAGTCACGATAGTTGGCAACAAAATCAAGAGTTCTTTTTCACACAAAGCATGTGTAAA ACCATGGAAGGATACATTACTGTTGACCAAAACCAGTCCATTAACTTCTATTGCATTGAGAGGAGCTGGCCATCAG TTTTTTGTTGGACGTGCCAATTCCCAGCTGTACAGATTTAACTACTCAGAATTGACCTGTGAACTGAAAAAGACTTGTCATTCCAAACGTATCAATGACATGTTGTTTCCTCA TCACTCATCTGATCTGCTCATAACCTGCCAACATGAAGAAATTCGTATATGGAACCTGCAGAAGACCAAGGAAATAGTTCGACACCGAGTGGCAAATATGACCTGCAACGCTCTTGAACTCACTGAAGAGGGTTCAACTATTCTAAGTG CATGGGGTGATGGCAAGATTCGGGCTTTTGGGATCGACAAAACTCAGACACACCTGTATGAAAAGTTTGTAATCAACGACGCGCACCACAAAGGCGTGACTGCCATTGCATGCACACGTGGTGGAAACCGGATCATCAGTGGAGGCGGAGAGGGACAGGTGAGAATCTGGCAGATTAGGAGAACCATGGATACCCGCGGAAAGCCGCTCTACACTTCGGAACTGGTGGTTAACATGAAGGAACACAAGGGAACGGTATCTACCATCAAGATGCATCCCAACGACCGGGAGTGCGCGTCAGCCAGCACAGATGGGACATGCATCATCTGGGATCTAGA GCGACAAGTCCGAAACCAGGTTATGTTTTCCAACACACTGTTTTACTGTCTGTCTTATGGTGGGCCAAACTTGTGTCACATTATTACGAGTGGGACGGACCGCAAGATTTCCTACTGGGAGACTTTGGATGGGTCACTCATTCGAGAACTTGATGGAGCGGTAACCGGAGCAGTGTTGGCTATGGACATGTCACCTGATGGGCAGTTCTTTGTCACTGGAGGAGAGGAAAAGCTTGTTAAG gTGTGGAAGTATAATGAAGGGGAAGTAACCCATGTTGGAGGTGGTCACAGCTCCAGCATAGTGAAAATATGCATCTGTCCATGCCAGCGACAGATTGTTAGTGCAGGATCAGATGGCGCCATACTTATTTGGAGATTTCCTGATATGTCTGGAACAGGCGAACTTTCAAGAGTAGCATAA